From Aspergillus fumigatus Af293 chromosome 3, whole genome shotgun sequence, a single genomic window includes:
- a CDS encoding class I SAM-dependent methyltransferase: MPLGSGGYWVSVQYLRPGHACLSEHPYGWRQLLERVSGQIQRIAVYALRMLTVRKSRKCHLRAYQDSCLVRSECSAGARPSHYLPTRVLDFLEIITQCLDRLGRDRALKILDLGGGTGRYALPLAKLGYSVTLVDISDQELKIAHRTAEEAQVKLTAIAIPTRETSAPILPSSRNRNTTWHYAKVRFIIFLSKMSAGPFCQHVQQL, translated from the exons ATGCC CTTGGGAAGTGGAGGATACTGGGTGTCTGTCCAATATCTCCGCCCAGGGCATGCCTGTCTCTCCGAGCACCCATACGGATGGAGACAGTTACTAGAGAGAGTCTCCGGTCAGATCCAGCGCATTGCTG TGTACGCACTTCGGATGCTCACGGTTCGTAAGTCACGGAAATGCCATCTGCGAGCATATCAA GATAGCTGCCTGGTACGATCAGAATGCAGCGCTGGAGCACGACCGTCTCACTACTTGCCGACGCGAGTTCTCGATTTCTTGGAAATTATCACTCAGTGCCTGGATCGACTGGGTAGGGACCGAGCACTGAAAATCTTGGATCTTGGTGGCGGAACTGGTCGATATG CTTTGCCACTAGCCAAGCTAGGATACTCAGTCACACTCGTAGATATTTCGGACCAGGAGCTCAAGATAGCCCACCGCACGgctgaagaagcgcaagTCAAACTGACTGCTATTGCAATACCGACGCGAGAGACATCCGCTCCAATcctgccatcttccaggAACAGAAATACGACATGGCATTATGCCAAGGTCCGCTTTATCATCTTCTTGAGCAAAATGAGCGCCGGGCCGTTCTGTCAGCATGTGCAGCAGCTCTGA
- a CDS encoding putative FacC-like extracellular signaling protein has product MTPLVKVGSLLAALLWVTFGIATVSASIPSSKRFDLSAPSADLYRHKALRDDTVQQGFAFDNVNRRLFVAQRRDGSSETAGDLTITQLDFDGNYVGHMYLKSFGHGVSFGAQAVGSATYLWTEVDANANGYGKQLARFKFASGTTLTSSSAQLAKFKPVADATEHTCAIDPVYNRLIVRYHLSGSKHIAVYDLAAATRGDFSAPLANFKQPELETLSLTFQGYAAYGQYLYLLTGTSYAASGGKVNSEVTSVDMNTGKVVQGPTLTKAGSTLEFREPEGLAIYKTAAGQVRLFLGFASGKAGDRRSNLFYKNVLV; this is encoded by the coding sequence ATGACTCCgctcgtcaaagtcggcaGCCTTCTGGCCGCATTGCTCTGGGTCACCTTTGGCATCGCGACAGTCAGCGCCAGCATCCCCTCATCCAAACGCTTCGATCTCTCTGCCCCCTCCGCCGATCTCTACCGTCACAAAGCCCTCCGCGATGACACAGTCCAGCAAGGATTCGCCTTTGACAATGTCAACCGCCGCCTTTTCGTCGCCCAGCGCCGCGACGGCTCCTCCGAAACAGCGGGCGACCTAACAATCACCCAGCTCGACTTTGACGGCAACTACGTCGGACACATGTACCTAAAGAGCTTTGGTCATGGCGTCTCCTTCGGCGCGCAGGCCGTTGGGTCCGCAACCTACCTCTGGACCGAGGTCGACGCCAACGCCAACGGCTACGGCAAGCAACTCGCCCGCTTCAAGTTCGCCTCGGGCACCACGctgaccagctcctccgctCAACTGGCAAAGTTCAAGCCCGTCGCCGACGCAACGGAGCATACCTGCGCCATTGACCCGGTGTACAACCGGCTGATCGTCCGGTATCACCTCAGCGGGTCAAAGCATATCGCCGTGTATGATCTTGCTGCGGCGACGCGCGGCGATTTCTCCGCCCCGCTGGCGAACTTCAAGCAGCCGGAGTTGGAGACGCTGTCGTTGACTTTCCAGGGTTATGCAGCGTATGGACAGTATCTGTATCTGCTGACGGGAACTTCATATGCGGCCAGCGGAGGTAAAGTCAATTCCGAGGTAACCAGTGTTGACATGAACACGGGCAAGGTGGTGCAGGGGCCCACGCTCACCAAGGCCGGTTCCACGCTGGAGTTTAGAGAGCCGGAGGGATTAGCGATTTACAAGACGGCTGCGGGGCAGGTGAGGTTGTTCTTGGGGTTTGCTTCGGGGAAGGCGGGTGATCGCAGGTCGAATCTGTTCTACAAGAATGTGTTGGTTTAG
- a CDS encoding putative multicopper oxidase: MSKYVLFGRPWPRRGPPWQRLSLPRRSPALIKPLSTGTTPKPTSSRPNGRLQVWPWLAGPILGVSLFLSAHRRPMQLETDTGLQRGNLTRDESQDDIDLPKEDAILTTAPNVPPPITRTRPVLLHVPLTTATKTRQLTSQYKYDTWTFNDTVPGPFIRARVGDVVELTLTNHDLSGNPHNIDCHAFTGPGGGAAVTTAEEHETKTARFKLLYPGLFVYHCAAAPVPVHIANGMYGLIYVQPEDGDALSPVDREYYVMQSEFYHEPPEIEDNGRPSSTVEFSYPAALREEPSAVVFNGSESALTRDRPLKAKTGESVRIFFGNAGPNLTSSFHVIGSHFQHVFRDGGVVDPPARVLSTVGVPPGGAAIVDLKMIVPGTYTLVDHAIFRMDKGAVGYLNVAGAPRPDILYSQMPPEPCVGCKLHP, encoded by the coding sequence ATGTCTAAATATGTATTGTTTGGAAGACCGTGGCCGAGAAGAGGTCCTCCATGGCAACGGCTGTCATTGCCTAGGCGTAGTCCAGCCCTGATAAAACCACTGTCGACAGGGACGACACCAAAGCCAACATCCTCGCGGCCAAATGGGCGTCTGCAAGTCTGGCCATGGTTGGCTGGCCCTATCCTCGGAGTGAGCCTGTTCTTGTCAGCCCACAGGCGTCCCATGCAGCTCGAGACAGACACAGGCCTTCAACGAGGCAACCTAACTCGCGACGAATCTCAAGACGACATTGACCTACCCAAAGAAGACGCCATTCTGACCACTGCACCTAACGTCCCTCCTCCCATCACCCGGACCCGCCCAGTTCTTCTCCATGTCCCATTGACGACGGCCACCAAAACGCGCCAACTAACCAGTCAGTACAAGTACGACACATGGACATTCAATGACACCGTCCCCGGCCCGTTCATCCGCGCGCGCGTAGGCGACGTTGTCGAGCTAACCCTGACCAACCACGACCTCAGCGGCAACCCCCACAACATCGACTGCCACGCCTTCACCGGCCCCGGTGGCGGCGCAGCCGTCACCACCGCCGAGGAACACGAGACCAAAACCGCACGGTTCAAGCTCCTCTACCCCGGTCTGTTTGTGTACCACTGCGCAGCAGCCCCAGTCCCCGTGCATATCGCTAACGGCATGTACGGGCTGATCTACGTGCAGCCTGAGGACGGCGATGCCCTCTCCCCGGTGGATCGGGAGTACTACGTCATGCAGAGCGAGTTCTACCACGAACCGCCGGAGATCGAGGACAACGGCCGGCCCTCGTCTACAGTCGAGTTCTCGTACCCTGCGGCGCTGCGCGAGGAGCCCTCCGCGGTAGTCTTCAACGGGAGCGAGTCGGCGCTGACGCGGGACCGGCCACTGAAGGCGAAGACGGGGGAGTCGGTGCGCATCTTCTTTGGGAATGCGGGGCCTAATCTGACGAGCTCGTTCCATGTCATCGGGAGCCATTTCCAGCACGTCTTTCGGGATGGAGGGGTGGTTGACCCGCCAGCGAGGGTGTTGTCGACGGTGGGTGTGCCACCGGGCGGTGCGGCAATCGTCGATCTGAAGATGATCGTCCCGGGGACGTATACACTTGTCGACCATGCGATATTCCGCATGGATAAGGGGGCTGTTGGGTATCTGAATGTGGCGGGGGCTCCTCGTCCGGACATCCTCTATAGTCAGATGCCGCCGGAGCCTTGTGTGGGGTGCAAGCTGCATCCGTAG
- a CDS encoding isopenicillin N synthase family dioxygenase, whose translation MGSLSAQPFTAIPVLDFSLSASPDTKPRFLSELRNAVVNVGFFYLVHTPIAPHVQQAFIKKSLELFDLPLEKKLEIEMVNSKHFLGYSRLGAETTASKTDYREQFDFATELPAPGPDEPVYRNIRGPNQWPDEASIPGFRKAIEAYLAEISPLAEAFKSLIAEALDLPSNALYPFFDHPPQHKLKLIKYPPPRSASQAQGVGAHKDSEFLTFLLQATPHSGLEVQNKSGDWIPAPPLDGSLVVNIGRALEAVTGGVCTATTHRVNLRPENFIDAEGKPLGPRFSFPVFQGMSLELCADDIHLDIPAHIRELVKDEQVRSDAEATFNKTFQGKTGEGTLIHRITSHQDVGRRWYPELLDWALKERQGSH comes from the exons ATGGGTTCATTATCTGCACAGCCATTTACAGCCATTCCGGTTCTCGACTTCTCGCTATCGGCATCGCCAGACACTAAACCGCGTTTTCTCTCGGAGCTGCGCAATGCTGTAGTCAATGTGGGGTTCTTCTATCTCGTCCACACCCCGATTGCGCCTCATGTCCAGCAGGCGTTTATCAAAAAGTCCCTCGAACTATTTGATCTGCCGCTGGAAAAGAAACTCGAGATCGAAATGGTCAACAGCAAGCACTTCCTGGGCTATTCCCGCCTCGGTGCGGAGACGACTGCCTCCAAAACCGACTACCGGGAGCAGTTCGAT TTTGCTACGGAACTTCCGGCTCCGGGACCGGATGAGCCCGTCTACAGAAACATTCGGGGACCAAACCAATGGCCGGATGAAGCCTCCATCCCGGGCTTCCGGAAAGCCATCGAAGCCTACCTGGCTGAAATCAGTCCCCTTGCCGAGGCCTTCAAATCCCTCATCGCAGAAGCGCTGGATCTCCCCTCAAACGCTCTCTACCCCTTCTTCGACCACCCTCCCCAGCACAAACTCAAACTCATCAAATATCCCCCACCCAGAAGCGCATCCCAGGCGCAAGGCGTCGGCGCGCACAAGGACTCGGAGTTTCTGACCTTCCTCCTGCAGGCGACCCCTCACTCGGGGCTTGAAGTGCAGAACAAGTCCGGGGATTGGATTCCAGCACCGCCGCTGGACGGCTCGCTGGTGGTGAATATTGGACGGGCCCTCGAGGCAGTCACGGGGGGAGTGTGCACGGCCACTACGCATCGAGTCAATCTACGACCGGAGAATTTTATAGATGCAGAAGGAAAGCCACTGGGGCCTCGGTTCTCCTTTCCGGTTTTTCAGGGGATGAGTCTCGAGCTGTGTGCGGACGACATCCACTTGGATATCCCGGCGCATATTAGGGAGCTAGTCAAGGATGAGCAGGTTCGGTCGGATGCGGAGGCTACATTTAACAAAACGTTTCAGGGAAAGACAGGTGAGGGAACGCTGATCCATCGGATCACGAGTCATCAGGATGTGGGACGGCGGTGGTATCCGGAGTTATTGGACTGGGCGCTGAAAGAGAGGCAAGGTAGCCATTGA
- a CDS encoding class I SAM-dependent methyltransferase, with amino-acid sequence MAGEKHAPTYNRETVEVEDDENLYSDDSGSFVDSSGVSETTSLSSSIRNYKYENGRRYHAFREGSYNMPNDEKEQNRLDLHHHIHRLKLDGQLFRSPIPRDVSRILDLGTGTGIWAIEMADEFPTAKVIGNDLSPIQPTWVPPNLSFEVDDFESDWEYSKPFDFIHARDLQGSVSDYNRLVAQAFANLAPGGWFEFADADLLVCCDDETIKEAKNMLEVNRLVCDASARFGKLMGTAKQHKQRLEDAGLVNVREEIYKIPFSPWAKDPKLKELGKFHQVNMIESLDAYSFALLTRVLGWHITEVHALLAGARAELLNRSIHLYAKWYHVYGQKPQD; translated from the exons ATGGCGGGGGAAAAGCACGCCCCGACTTACAACAGAGAAACTGTGGAGGTGGAG GACGACGAGAATCTGTACTCGGATGACTCGGGCTCTTTCGTTGACAG CTCCGGCGTCAGCGAAACAACATCACTTTCTTCCAGCATTCGCAACTACAA GTATGAA AATGGTCGGCGATACCACGCATTCCGCGAGGGCTCATACAACATG CCAAATGACGAGAAGGAACAGAATCGCCTAGATCTG CACCACCACATCCATCGGTTGAAGCTGGACGGGCAACTCTTCCGCTCTCCCATCCCACGCGATGTCTCCCGAATTCTCGATCTGGGAACTGGCACAGGTATCTGGGCAATTGAAATGGCCGA TGAATTTCCCACTGCGAAAGTCATAG GAAACGATCTGAGCCCAATTCAGCCTACATG GGTCCCCCCGAACCTCTCCTTCGAGGTGGACGATTTTGAGTCTGACTGGGAATACTCCAAGCCATTCGATTTCATCCACGCCCGCGACCTGCAAGGATCGGTGTCCGACTACAATCGCCTCGTCGCGCAAGCCTTCGCGAACCTGGCGCCCGGTGGATGGTTTGAATTCGCAGATGCCGACTTGCTTGTCTGCTGCGACGACGAGACCATCAAAGAGGCAAAGAACATGCTGGAGGTGAACCGGCTGGTCTGCGACGCAAGCGCAAGGTTCGGCAAGCTGATGGGAACGGCCAAACAGCACAAGCAGCGCCTTGAGGATGCGGGACTTGTCAATGTCCGCGAGGAGATTTACAAG ATCCCATTCTCACCCTGGGCAAAGGACCccaagctgaaggagctgggCAAATTCCATCAGGTGAATATGATAGAGAGTCTGGATGCGTACAGTTTCGCTCTGTTAACACGGGTTCTCGGATGGCATATCACTGAGGTGCATGCCCTTCTTGCAGGTGCCAGAGCGGAATTGCTGAATCGTAGCATCCACCTGTATGCTAAGTGGTATCATGTTTACGGTCAGAAGCCACAGGATTAG
- the aeiA gene encoding protein aeiA — protein MKFSLACLLALAGLQAALADPATCEKEAQFVKQELIGQPYTDAVANALQSNPIRVLHPGDMITMEYIASRLNIQVNENNEIISAHCA, from the exons ATGAAGTTCTCCCTTGCGTGCCTCCTTGCGTTGGCCGGACTCCAGGCCGCCCTCGCCGACCCAGCCACCTGCGAAAAAGAAGCCCAGTTCGTGAAGCAGGAGCTGATCGGCCAGCCGTACACGGACGCCGTG GCAAACGCGCTGCAATCGAACCCCATTCGCGTCCTCCACCCGGGAGATATGATCACCATGGAGTATATTGCTTCCAG ATTGAACATCCAAGTGAATGAGAACAATGAGATTATCTCCGCCCATTGTGCTTAG
- a CDS encoding wax synthase family protein, with translation MSISAAPYREFLRQKEAEFFSLIDQGVISPWLFPHDFLVLIIPILVLMIPNKGRAWVVVVSRTAFGLVCSLTIRNLLYTRCLTGGGTVIGFYYAFAVPWNSLFLLFKDVQNECSRLERRSNGILYWQGYPDSICHRLSWLLDMFGSLRGAGWNWRIPGLPPLPKIRSKDEQTSTDGKELAQEAPSSTLLRSSIVRTARYYLVMDILKVLTMVDPYFWGLIDAAPLYPLDKIYQFSPALLRLFRAVVTVVWIRTSMAFIASTVPLIISLAVTVCPGLVKWSRIPLDAPWLYPPLFDSFWNFKPVFDYGLDGWWGRRWHQAYRYAFSETARHVVLNLEKTDMARFLRHSVAFLLSGLVHFCAVHSHFVAPDSVHFGALVFFMLQPLGMLVQRKLRGILFSEGSTFWRAFNIISTYAWLYLVIGPFCDELAAAGTWLYDEACPISIIRGLGLIEGEGWFVGTRRYVRLRTGEKWWQAAIQIL, from the coding sequence ATGTCAATATCGGCAGCCCCATACAGGGAATTTCTTCGTCAGAAAGAAGCCGAgttcttttctttgattGATCAAGGAGTCATTTCCCCATGGCTGTTCCCGCATGATTTTCTCGTGCTGATCATCCCTATTTTGGTGCTGATGATACCCAACAAAGGCCGGGCATGGGTGGTAGTCGTCAGCCGAACAGCATTCGGACTCGTATGCTCCCTTACAATCAGGAACCTGCTGTACACGCGATGTCTCACCGGTGGGGGCACTGTTATCGGCTTTTACTACGCCTTTGCTGTCCCCTGGAATTCATTattcctcctcttcaaggatGTCCAGAATGAGTGTTCCCGACTTGAGCGGCGGTCGAATGGGATCCTCTATTGGCAAGGCTATCCAGACTCGATATGCCACCGACTGAGCTGGCTTCTGGATATGTTCGGCAGTCTGCGAGGTGCAGGCTGGAACTGGAGGATTCCTGGACTACCTCCGCTTCCAAAGATCCGTTCCAAGGATGAGCAGACATCCACGGACGGGAAGGAGTTAGCTCAGGAGGCGCCATCGTCGACTCTTCTTCGGTCCTCTATTGTGAGGACAGCTCGCTACTACCTGGTGATGGATATCTTGAAAGTCCTCACAATGGTGGACCCCTATTTCTGGGGACTCATCGATGCCGCTCCTCTCTACCCCCTCGACAAAATATACCAGTTTTCACCAGCCCTCTTACGGCTCTTCCGAGCCGTCGTAACAGTGGTCTGGATCCGCACAAGCATGGCCTTTATAGCCTCTACCGTGCCTCTCATCATCAGTTTGGCTGTCACTGTTTGTCCGGGTCTTGTCAAATGGAGCCGTATCCCTCTCGACGCACCGTGGTTATATCCTCCTCTGTTTGATAGCTTTTGGAATTTCAAACCAGTCTTCGACTACGGTCTGGACGGCTGGTGGGGAAGGCGTTGGCATCAGGCTTACCGATATGCCTTCTCAGAGACAGCGCGTCATGTTGTCCTCAACCTCGAAAAAACAGATATGGCCAGATTTCTGAGACATTCCGTCGCATTTTTATTGAGTGGCCTGGTTCATTTCTGCGCTGTTCATTCACATTTTGTCGCCCCGGACTCTGTCCATTTTGGAGCTCTAGTCTTTTTTATGCTTCAGCCGCTGGGGATGCTCGTCCAGAGAAAGCTACGGGGGATATTATTCTCGGAAGGAAGTACTTTCTGGAGAGCATTCAACATCATCTCGACATATGCGTGGTTATATCTTGTCATCGGACCATTCTGCGATGAACTGGCTGCCGCGGGGACATGGTTGTATGATGAGGCATGTCCCATCAGCATTATTCGGGGATTGGGCTTGATCGAGGGCGAGGGTTGGTTTGTAGGAACAAGGCGATATGTTCGATTGAGGACGGGTGAGAAGTGGTGGCAAGCTGCTATCCAGATTCTCTGA
- the qutE2 gene encoding type II 3-dehydroquinate dehydratase: MPSILLINGPNLNLLGTREPHLYGRTTLPQLEDNAKALAAAKGVKLESFHSNHEGRIIDRIHEARGHTDAIIINPGAFTHTSVAIRDALIGVSVPFIEVHITNVHAREEFRHHSYLSDKAAACIIGLGTYGYEAAIEYAAREIISAKEVY, translated from the coding sequence ATGCCTTCCATCCTTCTCATCAACGGGCCCAACCTCAACCTTCTTGGCACCCGAGAACCTCACCTTTACGGCCGCACCACCCTCCCGCAACTGGAAGACAATGCAAAAGCCCTGGCGGCAGCGAAAGGTGTGAAACTGGAATCTTTCCATTCCAACCACGAGGGACGAATCATCGACCGCATCCATGAAGCCCGTGGGCACACCGATGCGATTATCATCAATCCCGGCGCGTTCACGCATACTAGTGTCGCAATTCGAGATGCACTGATCGGCGTGTCTGTTCCGTTTATCGAGGTGCATATTACCAATGTGCACGCGAGGGAGGAGTTCCGGCATCATAGTTATCTCTCTGATAAGGCTGCTGCTTGTATCATTGGATTGGGGACTTACGGGTATGAGGCTGCGATTGAGTATGCGGCGAGGGAGATTATCAGTGCCAAGGAGGTATATTAG